The Candidatus Bathyarchaeota archaeon genome contains the following window.
TCGAGAAATGCGGTATATAGCCTTATTTGAAAGCATAACTGGCGCAACCGCGAAGGATTGCATAGTTGATGATGAGCTTAACCGGATAATTTTTATTGTGAAAGAAGGGGATATAGGGGCTGCTATAGGGAAAGGTGGCAAAAACATTCATCTTTTAGAAAGAATGACTGGGAAAAGGCATGAAATAATTGAACATTCTGAAAATCCTGCTCAATTTATAAAAAATGCTTTGAAACCCGCTCGAGTGAATGAGATACGTATAACTGAGCGACCTGATG
Protein-coding sequences here:
- a CDS encoding NusA-like transcription termination signal-binding factor, whose product is MSSGIRFTGREMRYIALFESITGATAKDCIVDDELNRIIFIVKEGDIGAAIGKGGKNIHLLERMTGKRHEIIEHSENPAQFIKNALKPARVNEIRITERPDGSTIAVVSVSSRDKGVAIGKNGRNAERIRFLAKRYFQIQNVSIT